The nucleotide sequence CGGGCCGAGGCTCCGGCGGCCGAACCCGCGACGGCGACCTCCGAGGCCCCAGAGACCCCCGAGACCTCCGCGACCCGTGAGCCCGCCGCCGTGCCGCGGCGGTCGGCGCGGCGCGTGTGGCTGGCCGGGCTCGCGGCCGCGCTGCTGTGCGCCGGGGTCGTGAGCTTCTACGCCTCCGCCAGCCCCGACGGGCTGGAAAAGGTCGCCCATGACAAGGGGATCGACGCGAAGGAAGAGGACCACGCCACCAAGGACTCCCCGCTCGCCGACTACGGCGTCAAGGACATCTCCGACGCCCGGCTCTCCGGCGGGCTCGCCGGGGTGATCGGCGTGGGGGCCACCCTCGCCGTCGGGTCCGGGGTCTTCATCGTCGTACGGCGGCGCCGGGCGACGGCCGAGAGCGGGCGGGGCTGACGATGGGCGCGGGACACGCGCACAAGCTCTACCGGGCGGGCCGGTCGCCCGTCCACGCCCTCCCCCCGCACTGCAAGATCGCGGCAGTCTTCTGCTTCGTCCTCGTCGTCGTCTCCACGCCCCGCGAGGCCGTCTGGGCCTTCGGGGCGTACGCGCTGCTGCTGGCCGGGGTGGCGGCGGCGGCCCGGATACCGGCCGGGTATCTGCTGCGGCGGCTGCTGATCGAGATCCCGTTCGTGGCCTTCGCCGTGCTGATGCCGTTCATCGCGGAGGGCCCGCGGGTGGCCGTGCTGGGGATGTCGCTCAGCGAGTCCGGGCTGTGGAGCGCCTGGAACATCCTCGCCAAGGGCACCCTCGGCGTCGCCGCCTCCGTCCTCCTGGCCTCCACGACCGAGCTGCGCGCCCTGCTGCTGGGGCTGCAGCGGCTGCGGATGCCCTCGCTGCTGGTGCAGATCGCCTCGTTCATGATCCGCTACGGGGACGTCATCTCCGATGAGATGCGCCGGATGCGGATCGCCCGCCAGTCACGCGGGTTCGAGGCGCGCGGGGTGCGCCACTGGGGGGTGCTCGCCTCCTCGGCCGGGGCGCTGTTCATCCGCTCGTACGAACGGGGCGAACGGGTCCACCTGGCGATGGTCAGCCGGGGCTATACGGGCACCATGCCGGTGATCGACGATGTGACGGCGTCCCGCGCCCAGTGGATGCACGCCGCCGCCCTCCCGCTGACCGCGCTGGCGGTCTGCCTGACCGGATGGATGCTCCTATGACCGACCCCGCCACCACCCCGCCGTCCCTCCAGGTGGCCGGTCTGGCCTATGCGTACCCCGACGGCCATCAGGCCCTCTTCGGTGTCGATCTGACCGTGGCCCGCGGCGAGCGCGTCGCGCTGCTCGGCCCCAACGGCGCGGGCAAGACCACGCTCGTGCTGCACCTCAACGGCATCCTTACGGCGGGCGCCGGGACCGTCACGGTCGCGGGGCTGCCGGTGGCGAAGGCGCATCTGGCCGAGATCCGCCGCCGGGTGGGCATCGTCTTCCAGGACCCGGACGACCAGCTCTTCATGCCGACCGTGCGCGAGGACGTGGCCTTCGGCCCGGCCGCGGCCGGACTGCGCGGCCCGGAGCTGGAGGAGCGGGTGCGCCGCGCCCTGGAGCGGGTCGGGATGGCGGAGTTCGCCGACCGGCCGCCCCACCACCTCTCCTTCGGGCAGCGCCGGCGGGTGGCCGTGGCGACCGTGCTGGCCATGGAGCCGGAGATCCTGGTCCTGGACGAGCCCTCGTCCAACCTCGACCCGGCCTCCCGCCGCGAACTCGCCGACATCCTGCGGTCCCTGGAGGTGACCGTGCTGATGGTCACCCACGATCTGCCGTACGCGCTGGAGCTGTGCCCGCGCTCGGTGGTGCTCAGCGGCGGGGTGATCGCGGCGGACGGCGGGACGCAGGAGCTGCTGTGCGACGAGGAGCTGATGCGCGAGCACCGGCTGGAGCTCCCCTTCGGCTTCGACCCCCGCTCGGTGACGGCGCCGGTGAGGTGAGGATGCCGGTGTTTCCGGTGGGGCGAGGGTGCCGGTGAGGTAGCGGTCCGCCCACCCGCGCGCGGACGCGGCGTGCTGACGGCCGTCTCAGGTACGCCGGAAGCGGTAGGCGGCGTTCTCCTCCCGGTGGCGGGGACACTGGCAGGGCGGCCACGCCTGCCCCAACGCGTAGGGATTGACGTCCTCCCCGACCAGCACGGCCACCAACGCGCGCCGCGCGGTCACCATCCCGTCGCGCGCCATCGTGTAGACACGCATCGTCATACGGGGCCCCTCACCCCCGGTGTCGGCGATCACTGGCCACCCTCCCCGACCGGGGCCAGGAGCTGGAGCACGCTGCGCAGGCTGCGCTTCATCGCGCCCAGGTGGTAGGACAGTTCCTCCGGCGGGGCGGTGGCCAGGTCGAGGGCTTCCGCCCCCGCGAGGGTCTGTCCGGCCACGATCACCACGGCCTGTTCAAGGCCGTCGCGGGTGGGCTTTCCGGCCGCGATACACGCGGGGCACAGGCCCGAACGCGGCTCGGCGGGATTACGGGGCCCGAAGGTGCCGGGGGCGGCGCACAGGACGCAGCCGGGGGTCGGGGCGGGCGCGGCACGGCCGGTGGCGGTCACCGGATCACCACCATCCCGTGCGGGGCGCAGATCAACTCCACCCGGGGGACGCTCTTCGACCGCTCTCGCTGCCGCCGCTCATCGGCCACCGCGTAGGGACGCACCAGGGCGGGCAGCTCGCTGCCCCGTGGCAGGCGGGGAACGGTGTGCAGTTCCAGGGTCGGCGAGTTGGGGCAAGGGCGCGGGGGCACCGGTCCGGGCCCACCGGTCGGGAAGCCCATGGTCCCTGCCACGGGCCGGGAAGGCGTCGGATACGACGCGGGGAACTTCGGGACGGCCCGGTGACGGCCGGACGGCCGTAAGGCCAGAACTGCCCTCACCCATACGAGTGCGCACCGGATAAGGTCGTGCATGCGATCAGCTCCTCGAAAGCTGGTGGCCACGCCCCCGGACGTCCAGCAACGTCGCGGGGGTCTTGCATGTGGCAGGTCTCTTCACCTTGCCTGCTCTTGGCGGCGTGACCCGTTGACTCTTTGTAGTGCAAGGGTGGCAATCTGTGCGTACCGTCAACAGGTACTGAACCTGGACAAGTTCAACTGTCCAACGTGATGGGAGAGCCGTTTGAGTGTCGAAAGTGAGCACGCAGATCCTGCGGACCCCACCGTTTCGCCGTTGGCCCACTTCGGGGCAGAAGTGCGGCTGGAGCGTGAACGGCTGGCGATGTCCCGGGAGGACCTTGGGAGGGAGGCGCACTGCGGGTACTCGCTCGTTGCCAAGATCGAGGCTGGCAAGCGGGTCCCGGTGCTGGAATTTGCGGAAGCGTGCGACCGCGTGTTTCCGCATTCAAACGGTCGATTCGTGCGTTTATGGCCGTTGACGCTTAGGTATGCGTTCCCACCGTGGTTCCGTAGATACGTTGAGTTCGAGCGGGACGCTACAACCATCCGAACCTTCGAGAGTCAGGTTATCCCTGGGTTACTACAGACGCCGGAGTATGCGCGGGCGCTGCTTCGCACTGGCCGACCGGACAGTCTTGATGACTTGGTGACGGCCCGCATGACGCGGCAGAGTCTCTGGGAGCGCGACAGCCCGCCCCGTGCTTGGTTCGTGCTGGATGAGCAAGCACTCCACCGGAGCATTGGCGGAGCTGAAGTGATGGGGTGTCAGATGGAGCGTTTACTCAAGGCTGGCCAGGAGCCCCGCACTGTCATTCAGGTAGTGCCACGGACAGCCGGGGCGCATCCTGGACTGGCTGGCCCGTTCACGATCCTGTCATTCGGGCAGGGCCCGGATGTGCTCTACGTGGATTCGTTCAGCGAGGGTCGTACCGTGCTGGATGCGGCAGAGGTGGATGCTGCGGCACACGCTTACGATCTGCTGAGAAGTTATGCACTGTCGCCCGAAGCGTCGGCCGAAGTGATCGGCACTTGCTTGGAGGAATTGAGCCCGTGATCAATGCCAATGACATACGCCGTGTGGCATGGCGGAAGTCCAGCTACAGCAGCAACAACGGTGGCAACTGCGTTGAGGTTGGTGCTGGGCTTGTTGACGCTGTCCCCGTTCGCGACAGCAAGAACCCCAGCGGTCCGGCGTTGGTCTTCCCCCCGTCGTCCTGGGCATCGTTCATATCGGCTGTCAGAGGTGGAGAGTTCCACGGCGTCTGACGAACGCTGACGAGTCATCAGCTTCTGCGTCCCCTGGCCACTCGGCAGGGGCCGTCGCGCTGCCCCGGTACGGCTTCGGACCGCATGGGGCCGCAAGGGAGGGGCCCGGGGCGCGCGGTAACGCCCCTCCGTCGCGGCGCCCGGCCGCACCTGCGGCCCCCTCGGGCCGTTACGCCTCCAGCGCCGCCAGGCTGGTCCGCACCGCGCGCACCAGCGCCTGCGCACGCGGATCCGCGGTGACACCGCGCCGCATACCGTTGGTGACGTAGGCGAAGCCGATGCGCGCCTCCGGGTCGGCGAAGGCGAGGGAGCCGCCGCGCCCCGGGTGGCCGAAGGAGCCCGGCCCCAGCAGCGGGCAGGCGGGGCCGTGCAGCATGTAGCCGAGGCCGTATCGGGTGCCGACGACCAGGACCCGGTCCGGTCCCGCTGACTCCTCCGTACGAGCCATCGTGAGCGTCGCCGGGGCGAACAGCCTGCCTCCCGAGCGGGCCGTACGGGCCGAGGGCAGCGGGCCGATCAGCGCCGCGTAGAAGCGGGCCAGCGCCTCGGCGGTGGCCACCCCGCTCGAGGCGGGCAGCTCGGCGGCGAGATAGCCGGGGTCGTTCTCGTCCGGCACCGGGGTGATCGCCGCGAACGCCCGCCGGGTCAGCGATTCGGGGTCCCGATACGCCTCGGCGACCGACCGCTTGGGGCGCAGCCGGGGCCCATGGGCGGCGGGCGCGGCCAGGGCTTCCACCGCCGCGATCCGGCCGACCCGGCCCCGCTGTGCCTCGGGCAGCCCGAGCCACAGGTCGAGCCCCAGCGGGCGGGCGATCTCCTCGGCGATCCAGCGCCCGATGGTCCGCCCGGTGACCCGGCGCACCAGCTCGCCCACCAGCCAGCTATACGTCAGGGCGTGGTAGCCGTGGGCCGTACCGGGCTCCCATACGGGGCGCTGGGCGGCGACGGCCCGCGGCCCGGATATGCCGTCGACGGCCTCGGCGGGGGTCAGCGGGGTGTCGAGCACGGGCACGCCGGTGCGGTGCGCGAGCAGATGCCGCACCAGCACCCGCTCCTTGCCGGCTTCCTTGAACTCCGGCCAGTAGGTGCTGACCCTGCCGTCCAGATCCAGTTGGCCGCGCTGATGCAGCAGCAGCGGCACGGCGGCGGCGACGCCCTTGGTGACCGACCGGACGACCTGGGCGGTGTCCTGGGTCCAGGGCTCGGGACCGCCGCCGGAAGGCCCGGGGCCGCTCTCGCCGTCGTCGTCGGGGGTCTTCGTGTCCGGGGTCTTCGCGTCCGGGGTCTTCGTGTCGGGGGTCTTCGCGCCGCCCCACAGATCGACGACCTTCTCGCCCTCCCGGTAGAGCGCCATGGCCGCACCCCGCTCGCCGTGCCGGGTGAAGTTCGCCGCGAAGGCGTCCCGGACCGGTTCGAAACCGTCGGCCACCGTGCCCTGGACGTCCACCACTGATCCGACTCCCGCCATGTCGACCCGCGCGTGTGTGCTGTGTTTCTCCTTATGGTGCAACGTCCTTCGGGTGAGGATCATGCCGGGGGCGGGCAGGATCACCGGCGGACACGTCACCGTGGGGCGGTGGCGGTCCGAGAGCCGACGAGAAGGGGCACACGGTGCGGAGATTCGAGGGCTACGCGGTCATGCTCACCGGCGCGGGACGCGGGATCGGGGAGGTCACCGCCCGTCGCTTCGCCGAGGAGGGCGCCCGGGTGCTGATCACCGACCTGGACGGTGAACGGGCCGCCAAGGCCGCCGCGTCCATACGGGCCGACGGCGGCGAGGCCGAGTCGCTGGGCTGCGATGTGGCCGGGCGGGCGGACGCCGAGGCGGCCGTGGCGCACGCCGTAAGGAGCTTCGGAAGGCTGGACGTCCTGGTCAACAGCGCCCACTCATGCCACGTCGACACCCCGCTGTTCGAGGACCAGTTGGACGACGAGTGGCAGCAGGACATCGATGTCACCCTCGGCGGCGCCTTCCGCTGCTCCCGCGCCGCGCTGCCGCATCTGGCCGCCGCGGACGGCCGGGGCGCGATCGTCAACGTCGGCTCGGTCAACGGCCTCCAGGACTTCGGCAACCACGCCTACAGCGCCGCCAAGGCGGGCCTGGGCAGCCTCACCCGTACCCTGGCCGCCCACGCCGCCCGGCGGGGCGTCCGCGTCAACCTCGTGGCCCCCGGCACGATCCGCACCCCCGGCTGGGACGGCCAGGAGGACACCCTGCGCCGCGCCGCCGAGGTCTACCCGCTCGGCCGGGTCGGCGAACCCGCCGACATCGCCGCCGCCATCACCTTCCTCGCCTCATCCGACGCCGCCTGGATCACCGGCACCACCCTCCCCGTGGACGGCGGCATCACCACCACGAACGTGGCGGTGCGCAGGGCCTTCGGTCACTTGGAGACGCCCAGCGAGACATAGTCGTAGCCGCCCTGCCAGGAATCGCTCGTATAGACGTTGGTCAGCCGGGAGCCGCGCCAGATCACGCTCTTCTGGAACAGGAGGGGCAGATAGGCGGCGGAGTCGGAGATCCTCCGATTGATCTGTGCGTAGTCACTCCCGGCCTTCGCCGGATCCTGTTCGGCGATCGCCGTGTCGAAGAGGTCGTCGACCGTGGGGTCGTCAAGCTCCGCGACATTGAGATTGCCGGTGGACTCGATGAAACGACTGTCGGTGAGCGGCTGTAGAAAGTTCTGCCCGGTGGGGAAGTCGGCACCCCACCGGTAGACGACGATGCCGTATCCCTTTTTCTTCACCACCTCGGGCGCGCCGATCGTCTCGCTGAAGTGGTTGCCGTCGACCTGATCGATCTCGGTGGTGATGCCGACTTTCCGCAGCGATGCCTGGAGCGACATCGCGACAGCCGCATCGGTGGAGCGATTGTTGCGCACCGCGATGGTGGTACTGAACCCCTTGGGCTCTCCGCACGCCTTCAGCTCGGCCTTCGCCTTGTCGGTGTCCGGCTTGCCCTTGCTCTTGACCGTCCCGTACGGGTCGTAGGAGGAGTCGGAGCCCCCGATGGCGGGCGGGAGCATATGGGGCGCGATATCGCCGGTCTGCGGACCGCCCGCGGCGGTGCGCACGTTCTCCCTGTCCGCCGCGTAGAGGACCGCCTTACGGCAGTGGACGTTGTCCAGGGGTTTGACGGAGCGGGGGAGGGCCGCGAACAGGAGAATCCCGTTGGGCGGGCTGTCCAGCCGGGGACTGAGGTCGGAACTGCTCGTGGCCTGGGTGAGGGCGGGCCCGGTGAGTCCGTTGGATTGCAGGTCCAGGTCATAGGCGCCCGAGAACAGGGCTTTCGCGTTCGTCTGCTCGTCGCCGCGGATATTCACCGTGATCTGCTCGGGAAGGGCGGTGCGGATCGGATCGGACGACCGCTTCCACTTGGCGTTACGGATCAGTTCCAGCGATGTGCCCGGCCGGTAGGGCCCGAATTTGTACGGCCCCGAGGAGAATGGCCTCTCCTGGTACTTGTCCTTGGTGTCCTTCGACTTCTTCACCGGTGATGCCGACGGTGTCGCCAGCATGCGCTCGAAGTCGCCGTTGGCCTTCGGCAGTTTGAAGACGATGGTCCTGGTGTTCGGGGTCTCGATGGCCTTCAGCCCGAGCTTGTCCTCGGACGTGTCCTTGTACGGCCCCTTGTAGGCGTGGCCGGGATCGAGCGC is from Streptomyces hygroscopicus and encodes:
- a CDS encoding cobalt ABC transporter permease; the protein is MGAGHAHKLYRAGRSPVHALPPHCKIAAVFCFVLVVVSTPREAVWAFGAYALLLAGVAAAARIPAGYLLRRLLIEIPFVAFAVLMPFIAEGPRVAVLGMSLSESGLWSAWNILAKGTLGVAASVLLASTTELRALLLGLQRLRMPSLLVQIASFMIRYGDVISDEMRRMRIARQSRGFEARGVRHWGVLASSAGALFIRSYERGERVHLAMVSRGYTGTMPVIDDVTASRAQWMHAAALPLTALAVCLTGWMLL
- a CDS encoding cobalt ABC transporter ATP-binding protein: MTDPATTPPSLQVAGLAYAYPDGHQALFGVDLTVARGERVALLGPNGAGKTTLVLHLNGILTAGAGTVTVAGLPVAKAHLAEIRRRVGIVFQDPDDQLFMPTVREDVAFGPAAAGLRGPELEERVRRALERVGMAEFADRPPHHLSFGQRRRVAVATVLAMEPEILVLDEPSSNLDPASRRELADILRSLEVTVLMVTHDLPYALELCPRSVVLSGGVIAADGGTQELLCDEELMREHRLELPFGFDPRSVTAPVR
- a CDS encoding DNA-binding protein; amino-acid sequence: MSVESEHADPADPTVSPLAHFGAEVRLERERLAMSREDLGREAHCGYSLVAKIEAGKRVPVLEFAEACDRVFPHSNGRFVRLWPLTLRYAFPPWFRRYVEFERDATTIRTFESQVIPGLLQTPEYARALLRTGRPDSLDDLVTARMTRQSLWERDSPPRAWFVLDEQALHRSIGGAEVMGCQMERLLKAGQEPRTVIQVVPRTAGAHPGLAGPFTILSFGQGPDVLYVDSFSEGRTVLDAAEVDAAAHAYDLLRSYALSPEASAEVIGTCLEELSP
- a CDS encoding esterase → MILPAPGMILTRRTLHHKEKHSTHARVDMAGVGSVVDVQGTVADGFEPVRDAFAANFTRHGERGAAMALYREGEKVVDLWGGAKTPDTKTPDAKTPDTKTPDDDGESGPGPSGGGPEPWTQDTAQVVRSVTKGVAAAVPLLLHQRGQLDLDGRVSTYWPEFKEAGKERVLVRHLLAHRTGVPVLDTPLTPAEAVDGISGPRAVAAQRPVWEPGTAHGYHALTYSWLVGELVRRVTGRTIGRWIAEEIARPLGLDLWLGLPEAQRGRVGRIAAVEALAAPAAHGPRLRPKRSVAEAYRDPESLTRRAFAAITPVPDENDPGYLAAELPASSGVATAEALARFYAALIGPLPSARTARSGGRLFAPATLTMARTEESAGPDRVLVVGTRYGLGYMLHGPACPLLGPGSFGHPGRGGSLAFADPEARIGFAYVTNGMRRGVTADPRAQALVRAVRTSLAALEA
- a CDS encoding oxidoreductase, with amino-acid sequence MRRFEGYAVMLTGAGRGIGEVTARRFAEEGARVLITDLDGERAAKAAASIRADGGEAESLGCDVAGRADAEAAVAHAVRSFGRLDVLVNSAHSCHVDTPLFEDQLDDEWQQDIDVTLGGAFRCSRAALPHLAAADGRGAIVNVGSVNGLQDFGNHAYSAAKAGLGSLTRTLAAHAARRGVRVNLVAPGTIRTPGWDGQEDTLRRAAEVYPLGRVGEPADIAAAITFLASSDAAWITGTTLPVDGGITTTNVAVRRAFGHLETPSET